ATTGGCattttgtaagatctagttgatttaaaaaattgcaaacgacattataaatgtaatgttaaaaaaaagtaaatttagaaaatgaataaaaaaatgtgtaaaacatttctttttatcacaTGTACGTTAAGAACTTTAAGTCGTTAATGAAATAACTCTCCAATATTTAGGTAATGAGAGCATGCAACATGTTTTGAAGACAATTCAGACTATTTTTGAAACGTACTTTATATTTCAGTAAATGTTTGAAGTGTTATAATACAATAACACATATAATCAGCTTTTGAATTGGCACCCATGTCTAAtcaattatctttttataaatgcaAAAGTGAATAAATAATACTTCATGTTTTCTGTATCAATGTCCATCACTAAGAACTGAACtactttatcatatttttgatACATATGAAGTGTTTCATAATAAGAAAAACACATGAGCGTAAACAAAATTATAGAGTatacatttacaaaaagaaCCAAGAATTAGTCTGTTTCTAGAATGAGCGAACAAAggtagataaactgtaaatgtTGGCACAAATTGGTTACTTCCACGTTactaacatttaaaattgcattATTTAGATGTGAAAAAAGCGTAACGTATGtactgaaattgaaaaaaatctataaccCCGAATGCTTTTAAAGTTTTACCTCCGATAATGGTAATTATTATAATCACCACTGAAAATATAATTAACGCCAAATTTAAGTCTATTAACATGAAAACAGATTAAAATCATTCTGTCTGcagttttttaaaagaatatttttttttcaagttatataGTTTTACGAGAAATGAAATAGAATAGTAAGATTATCATAACTTTTgcttttgatgattttctctGTTTCTCGTGTACATGTTTACTAAACTCAAAATAGATTATCGGTGATAATTAGTTTGCATTTCGACACAGAAAAAACTttgcatgagtaaagttttatcctgtccagtattacagaaaagaaaattacataacATTTGATAACATAAAAGAACATTACCTTCATTGGAAATGAACCGATCAAATTTCTTCCCTTCTTAAGCCTTTTTACAAGTTTTAGTAGCCATGCTACctcatttttgcaaaattttctatagaaaccCTAAATAGTTTATAATCtaaaactgtcaaattcaatGGAATCATTTTTGTGGAcctatttttgtataaaacCTGATGTGACAAACATTGATTTGGTGGTAATacttattaaaatacattattgTTTAATACATTGAATGTGACTATTCCCCTATTTCAAGCATTCCTGTCAAGTTTTGTAATTGtcaatagtttgagaaaaaGGTAGTACAATGGAAGACGACATGTACAGGCATTCGAGCCAAATTTCTTCGACAAATTCAAACCAAGCcgaataagaaaaaatataatttggacCAATAAATGACCAAACATTTATCTAATCTGCATACAAACAGATGAATAGGATACACAATATGATTGTAGGGAGATAAATACCATGTTAGACTATCTGTCGTCTTTATAAGGTCTCATTTGTTCAATATATACGTctcatttcttcaaaatttaaacttttcagGCAAATAAATAACGGAGTAACTTTCACCCATTTATCATAGAAATGAGTAATTAAAGTATCAACACAGAATGAACAATccatataaaatgttattgtcGCCATGAAGGTTTCGATAAGTCCTTAcgtaaaagtcaaattaacgcCGTGTTCAAGAAAGGAATAAGGGATCTTTGCTGCTGTTACGGCACAGCAgaatataataaataagaaaaaaagaaaaagctcCCAAAACAGGAATGTAGTGTTTTGAACAGTAATGCACTCGATGATATTCCTTGAATAATATTTCGTCCATCATGTTTGGGTTGTAAGAACTTGAACTGgataattctaaattttaacatataaGATTATTAAGTGTCTATTTGATAAcatattgttttaaagattagaatacaaaatgtattggATAATAATCAAATGACATGAAGATACACTTTTAGATACAAATCGTGCTATTGTATATATTCGTTACTCAAATGGAACTACGTATTTTAAGTTTATTCCAAATAAATGAGTGGTCATGCTATTGACAAATTATAAACATGCATTATTGACTCCTACTTTATTTGCGAATAGATCTAGAGGTAAGAGGGTATTGGAAATTGCTACCTAAATTCAGTTTAGAAGACGTCAAAGGTATGCATGATTTCTATGAATAATCTTAAATGGTCGATTAACCTACCTTTTTCAACACTTTGACTAATTTGGTTTTGTAGCGAAGCAAGTGTTCCGTTTGAACGATTCTCAGCAGCGCGTACCATGTTTTTGATATCCGCTaacgttttgttttgaataatcCGAAAGGCATACAGTTCACTAGTCATATTTTGTTCAGTTGCGACTAACATCAAAGTCTGATTATATCCAAgttcatgaatttgactgttCACATTTTTACTTAATTCGGCCAAAGTGTTCTTTGTGTCGACAGTCATATTGAACAAAGCAAGAAAATCCTGACTCCGTGCCTGTTCGTTTACTCTTAAGGAATTAGTTTGACTTGCCAAAGTATTAATGGTCTCTTGTATAACGTTTATTGCATTCAGGGGTTTTATGCTTGCCAGCTGTTTTAAAGAAAGCACTTCCTTTTCAACCtccatacttttatttttcattgtgtttAACTCCTCTCCTTGCAATCGGACGCGCATGCCAATGTCGTTATTGAAAATATCTTGGTGGACATATTTGTCTTCGGCTTGTTTCGTTTTGTTTGTTATCGCGATCATTTCATTTTCTAATACGGAATACTTCTTCAGTAGCTTAGAATGTTCTTGTTTTAAGTAATTGTGATTCTTCTCAAGTGCCTGATATTTCTGTTCTGTATAAAGCAGAAGATCTTCTTTGGTTTTATTTAGCTTTACTTCATCAACACGGTTTTGTTCGAGAATATCAAATTTCTGCTGAAGTTGTGTTGTCAGTAAAGCAAGATTTTGGTCCATGTCGTGTCGTAATTTATCCGTGTCCTGTCGTTGTCGGAGCATTTCCTGTTGTTGCAATTTCCTTTCTTCAAAGTATGAAGATACGGTCAAATACTGACTTGGAAAAGCAGTTTTGCCCCCAACATTTTGCGGCTTATCCAATAAAAAACCTTCAACACTCAATAAAAGaggaaaaattgaaattaaaataaacataccTCTTCAGGTGGTGTAGCCAGTAATGAAGTAAATATGAGGACAGTATTTTATTGCTTTTATCTTTTGACAGTTTATCTGTCATATGGGTGATGGTACATATGTCTTTTTAAAGGAATACAAATAGTCTGATACTCTGACACAAACAGcatttaaactgaaaaaaaaacccaaaagaaatataaaacatagtattacattatataataaaaagtatgtatTACTTATTGAACGGATGCGCTtgtattgatattgaaaaaacaTTTCGGTCCCTCTGTAATTTAACACAGTGATCACAAGGTTTATTGATTACAGGTTGTGAAATtggtaaacaaatatattcgTATATCACTGATAAACAGTTGATACGTTGACTTAATCAAATTTCCCGTTTTTTTAACGGCAGTATTACAAAAATCTAATGTGTTGcggatttattataaaaatttaataaacaagTTAAAAGACATAAATCTGTTATATGTTcgcaaaatacatttttaatttagtgCTGCAATAGTCTAGCTTCTACGTACAAGTAAAAgcaaaaataagataaaaaaagaagatgccgAAAGCctgaatttattttgataatatgaAAGCAATCTTTTGGTAATTTTCACAAGACTTACTCAATTTCGAATTTTTAGATAGTACCCGATAAACAAAGATTCTTATTTGAGTTAAATATTGCATTACAGTTACAATTATTGTTTCATTCTAATTATTGTCAGGTAATTATTCTTGTATACTATAAAGAGTATTTTACCAATGGATTCGAGAGTCattggtgagtcttttgtaaacaaaacgcatATCTggcgcaaataaaaaaaatcaatatcgaTATCAATGCTATCTATGCTGAGTTTATTTACTAACATGTGGTCCTCATTATTGACATGTTATTGAACTTCCCTAAATTTGTGGCGATCACTTCGATTATTTTGACGGAAAGTTATACATTTCCCTAGTAGATTGATCAACTGGCttaaaacattgtgttaaaaagtATCCAATTAGAATGGAGACAGTATTGACGTGGCAGGGTACTTTATTGTATTTTCCCGTTGGGTTCATAGATGCACATACAATATTCAAATGACAAGACTTAGTATCCAGAATGTTAACTCTTTATCTATCCATTAACTAGAACAACATAAACAaagtcaatttattttgaaatttaaccTACGAAATTTAATCAATTGTATCTAAATAAAGATAGATAAATGTGTTGAAGTAATCAGAATGTTTGTGAGAAGGTTATTTCGTGTATGCATAACAATGAAATCGATCAGACTGCTGTGTActcattgatatattttgtatgcaaattgtTAAATTCATTCTTTCTGGTTTCTTTTGTATTTCTGcagaaaacaatatatttagtTATAGATAAAGACTTAAGTGCTGCTTTTTCTTCTCTACCTTAAAGTCCCCTCGAGAATAAGAATGATTCACGATGAAATGTAACAAGATCTCTCTAAATTCATTCTCAAATGACCTAATTCTAATATTAGTAGAAAAAACTCATATACTTACAATCAATCGGCGTTGATgatttaaacataaacatttgGATAAGGTTAAACCATGGAGGTGGGATAACAACATCTCTGGCACTGTAACTTTTGCTtttcttacaaaatttcaaaaattaaccCAAACATGAAAACGTTAcattcatgatttttatttaaaaatgacgTCAAGAGTACCTGCAGCCTGAAGacatatatcaaaaacaaaggAATCATTCATGCAGAATACAATGAACGCCCTTCATTATTTGCCTATAAGAATCTGAAAATAGTTTCAATTATTaagaatacaattttaaaaagtttccaTTTATCTATTCGTAACATACAATACATGTGTATTTGTCAACATCAGTTTCAAATAATATGGTctgtttttcagaaaataaacaaaaactgaagaaataaaaaaaccgCTTGAACAATTAGTGAAGAGAATAAGCAAACAGTGTTTATGTGTTGACTAAGTTTATCATATATTGATTATGTCTTAGTTTGAAAACGTCGATGTAAATTGGAATGACACCTAAAATAagctgtaatttttttttacttgaaaaataaaaggcaacatttattataaaataaaatgtgacaACTAAGActgcatatttgtttatttggtaCAATCTGGTTATTTCGATCTAAGCATGCGatggttttcttttatattggCTGTCTTCctataaaatctataaaataagcAAACAGAATTTGAGAAAGTATTAAACATAATTACATCGATGAATATGTGTCTGGCATGACGGACATTATATTCAACTATCCAAAACACCATTACAATGATATTGTTACCCCTTCATGTATCTCGATACAGTAGCAACGAccaataaaaatgcaaaatttattatctaaaagaaaattaaccTAATGTTCTATTAAAAGGAACGAACGACAAAAATTCACgaaaacatatttaatacaTTTGTGCGATTAAAGTTGATAGGGGAACGGGGGTGTCATAATTTAAATCGatagaatattttgataatttgtcaaaatgagtttttatcatgctttttaaaaatatagtaaAACATATGGGTCAATGTGCTTTTTTTATGTTACAGATTGAGTAAAATTGTTAGATTGTATATAGATCATGCATGCACAACCCAATTATCGgcgataaaaagaaaattgctCCATTAGAATGTTAAGATGAAATATGAGATTATAGCTCACGGGACtcgttttcttgctacataatTAAATAGTTAAATTCATAACACATtctattacaaaatttacttagTTATCTTCCCTTATACCTGAGTAGTCTACCcttaattgcaaaatttcaacaaaaaaaatgaataaaacaaaaataatctgatttttgtaaaatacaggtgtaaatattataaaatacataattttctatattgaaatgaaaagatCTTACATGAATAACATACTACTCTcgaaattttcacattttattaaagatgTTGTCCGATAATTATCTTCTTTTGCAAATCCAACATGGAGGTAGACACCCTATCtaatttaatagaaataaaaacatgtcaaatgaatgccaataagacaattttCAACCAAAAAACAAATCGATGTTgattgaaacaaatgttttaaaacctTAACTATATTTTAGTTCTGCCATAATTTTAAAGCACATAACAGCGTAGATAATTAATCTGTATGCATGCGTAAAATAtctaaaatgttttagaaaaagttaATCTGTCGACAAAAACAATACCTAAGGATGTTACCACTAATTCCTTATCCATTCTTTTTACGTACAAATTGAACAAGGTCATAACGGTTTTCAACACCGAACATGACTTCATAAAACTCATGTTTCGATAGTTGTGTGtgtgtaaattataaaaaatgacctacATATGTAATCTACGAAAACAAGGTTAGTGTTATGTTTTAGTtatagaagatttttttttatatttttcttctggCTTTATGAAATGAATGTTGACCCTTTACTTCAGAAGCTGTATAAAGTTCAAATGTGTACAGTTTGTAGCAACTTCAGTTTTTtgagtgatttttttcttcaaacaagtGCGATTCGAACGCATTCATTTATCATTCTTCATAGTTTAcgattacatatatttttttttataatattcttgTCCGGGGCTGAAATCAGTACTTGCTTTACACAAAGATGTATAACATGAAACATATTGAGAGCTTTGTTAGTATTCGGTTACACATACCTCTGTCGATTACAATACAAAGCATTTATTAGTTTATTCATTTAATGACCTGCTAAATGAGTACTTTTATCCCGCCGTAGTAATTGTTTGACATAAAGCAGACGCGATTTCTTTGTTATGTTGTGCTGTAACATCACTTTATGTGAAGGTTGAACGATATGTTAACCTCATCACACGCCTGTTCAAATTAATGATCCGGTAATTCAGTGATGAACGTTTCTTTATATCTACCATGtctgtcataattatttttcgTTAATTGTATTCAATATATTGAGACAGCTATTTATcttgattgaattgtttcatatattttcagTCAGTACTTTTTATAGCTGCCTATACTATGTTGGGATTTCTTGTTGATCAAAGCCATACGGTACTCTATAAAGACTTCGATGTCCATGGTTTGAACTATGTTTGATTACTGTGTAATTAGCAATCATTCTGCGTCAACTTGTGTTGTTACGTTGGGTCGCTAAACACTGCATTTTGGTCATCAGATGAATGTCCAATCAATTTGTTCAATGTGCCTTATGTTGCGGGCAATCTTTAGTCTTTGCCGGTCTTTTGTAGGGAGTTTGTCTTAAACCTTCATTTTGTTCATCATTGACTATTACTTTTACCTGATTCGAACCAATGCTTTTTCATGGGGTATTTCTTACGAATTAAAAATACGAAAGGGAAACAAAATCGTTCCAAACTACAATTAACTAAACCTCAGTTGTAGACGTTCAGCGAATTTATGCACTTGGCACTTTGGTCTGGCCAACCTTATgcagttaatttttatttgtaatttatgtGGACTTAAGCTTTTATGCAGGGATTTCTATTACGAATACAATGTTTGTAGAAGCATAGTCGCCATATTAAATTCAGTTGCAGACCTTTCTTGAAGTATATTTACCTAGTGTGGAcaacaaatgtttatttatgaatttctaAGTTTACAAGTTGGGAGGAGGTGGAGTATCCATACATGTACGTCATACGAAGACCTAGTGTGAGACTTCTTATAAATGATTTTACGTGGAGAATTTTTGAAGAATCGAAACTTTCAAAAGGGTAATGGTCACCATACTGAATGTAACACATTATTTGGAGGCTTTTGGTTAATTAACCCACATAAGCCTTTTGCTTCGGACAACCTCATTGAGGACTAATACTGTACGTGTttctagggattttttttataggaattAAAGTTAAGTTAGCCACTGATTGTCTTACCCTATGTGGAACTGTTACATATGTTATGTGAATTCGCTTGAACCTTTTGGTCAGGTCAACCCCTTCAGCCATGTATTTTACACACACCTGTCCGTACTGATTTCTTTTCTATAAATACAAGTTGGCATGGAAAGCGCGAGGTGTCACCAATCCCTTTTTTGCATCTAAATTGCAGAATCTCTGAGGATGAACACACCGTAGCCATCTAGTTCAGACAGTTTTGGCCTTTATCTTTCAATTGTTAttgagttgaaaaaaaattctccgGTGGAAATCCTTGTTAACGACTAATATAGTTTCGAAGGTTATTGTCGCcatagtttaattttgaacctcTGTTGCAGATGTGCTTTTAATTACTCATCTAATCATCTTGTTAAGAACAGCATTGTTGATCAAGAGGCAAACTTAAGCactcctccgggtgcgggattttctcggtGTATTAAATACCAACatgtggcctttggctgttttctgctatttggtcaggttgttgtctctttgacacatttccccaTTCCTATTCTCAAAACTAGGTCTATGGACAAAAAGTATGGAAACACGCTTTTAAGTAGGAAACTTGGTAAAGTTGGGAGGGGTAGTGTCACTGACTCGGACCATCTGaatatttggaccatacgcgtatggtcatgaccatatgggtatatactcaaatggtccgaccatacgcgtatggttcGACCGTACACGTATGGTCAGGGTAATTCACACTCTGTTACAGGTTACTTTAAATACGTCTcaactcttcatatggtatgacttCATTAAAAAGACGCTCTCATatagataattttatattgatttatataatcagaacaaaaagattagctaaaaaaaattagaagtttcaaatagttaattttatttacttgtcaaaaatatattaaacacattttataccaatGGTCATtgccgatggtcattaccgatggtTATAACCGATTGTTTATAACGAGTGAATGGCTTTATGTCGACTTTAagaaatatttccaaaaatttcttattgaactgttacacaagaagtcaattgaaagtaatatattttatttaagttgtcttgtgaatatggtgtattgcagtcgtgttacgatatttgagatctagaaCTTCGATCTTAAAAGATCGTACATATATCGGAATGGCCCaagacctcggtatcactgtacGCAGCTGCAAAAAAGCTAACTTTTCATTCGCAAACAAAAGATGTAAATGAAACGGATCGTGCACAACAAGGACTTGtaaatgcaaaaaagctatgataccgtgtggTAGTAACTGTCACCCCAAGCCTACATGCAAGAATGTAATTAGGGATGAAAACTAACTAGGGCATCAATTAAAATTTACGTAgtctttgaattataaaattaatatattgtcaTGTAATCATCATTGCTTTTTTGGATAGTTTTTGTATTGATACGTTTTttaagtaatttgaaaaaaaatacctatatggtccaaatactcatatggtccggtccgttaataaccaaacgagtattatactcatatggtctgaccatacgcgtatggtcggaccatatgagtatacgcatatggtcatgaccatacgcgtatgatccaaatactcatatggtccggaacatcaCTAAGCCCTTACTGTAGACCTCATTTGCAAaagaaattgtaaataaaactacCTAGGCAACCTTATGacattatttattatgtttaccTTTTGCAGAACAAAGCTCTATTGTAGGGATATGTTTCCAATTACATTTTGGAGTTGGTAAGATTGCAATATCGGAATCTGGAATATCGATTTCATACGTTTTTTGTATATCAAACGCCAACTATTGATATGTTAACGCTAATTTTCCCAAtgctaaaatgaaaaagtttttaTTGCAGTGATTTATTccacctttttttttcaaaccagCATAAGATAATCATTTACCTCCGTTATTCGTTCTTCGAAAAAAGGTgtgattttttaacaaaaaatgcaaacagatgtttgttttaatttcaatatgctcttaattttattgaaaccATTAGACTCAATAAGAACAACATTTAAACTGCATACacttttataaacaattaattcCTTGGCATAATTTgctcaattttaaaaacatcagcAATAAATTATTGAGGGAGGGGGTcatgatcccgaaatcccgggcttaaaaacttGAAATACCGAGGTCCcgaattaaaagaaatttaaatcccgACATTTACGAAATTCGAATAAAGACGTCCCGGATCCAGAAAGGATCAATCCTAAAATCccgaacttaaaaaaaaactccggAGTCCGGATAAAGTTCCTAACCCTTCCCCACCATCATTATacagattttaatttaattgttgATATTACAAATCATAATACAATATCATTGTGATaaatattatgtacatgtaaaatagaacaaatacaattatatactGTAATCTCCAAAATAAGTATACTCtgttatatttaaatcaaattataaatctttactttattttgattattgttaGTTTGGACCACATGCCACCATAAAGAAACCACGATCCATAGGCAAACACCCAGACTTGATCATTTGGATTCAACTTCCTTGTTACAGTCACTGCACCAGTAAAAGTTTTACTACCACTATGAACTCCGATGTATGTGAGTGAAATATCATTTCCATTAAGTCTAATATAGTAATTTGCATCACTGGTATACGACGTCACAGACGCAGATATCAAGTACAGTCCTTCATGTTCACAGGTAAACTTTCCTGTTGACTTGTATGTTGACAGGTCCGTGATACCGATGCTGTACTTGACGTCATCGAATTTCATTATGGTATTTCTTATTGTTCCCTGTGACGATGGATGAGCAGTCATGGCAACTGAaataattgagaaaaaaaactgtattATATTCTTACAATATTTCTCGTAAATAAATACACATTCCAATCTCTTGAGGTACATGTTATGTGTCACTTCATATTCTGTGACTTTCAtgaaataacaataattatGGTCAGATGGTATTTAAATGAAGTATCATTATACCGTTTTTGCTTTGCATGTATAGTTTTTAATTATCGTTCGAATATTATACAACAATTGTACTTGAATGTTGATGAATACGATCTCATTTGTTCtcttttaatcaattaaaattatcaacatttttatttctacttataaattcaaatgaaattttctaaaattctaATTCTGTTTTCagttcttattttattattcatatactgtaaatttagaaataattgcgtgtatttattattgcgatgttGTCATTTTGGACTGTAATGCGTTTTTAATCTTTACGATTTTGAGATAAATtctgttttattcatataaaatatttcaaaatgcgaatTTGAATTTTTGCGTTTACAACTAAGTCGCagtttttacaataataaaaacctcgcaatagattatgaatttacagtattcgaAAATGAATTCAACAACTGCACATTTGATGTTG
This Mytilus trossulus isolate FHL-02 chromosome 14, PNRI_Mtr1.1.1.hap1, whole genome shotgun sequence DNA region includes the following protein-coding sequences:
- the LOC134695834 gene encoding uncharacterized protein LOC134695834 isoform X2, with product MEDVAARKESDVRTMKEKLQGDIKQMKEKISAVGAEFEKSTKRVAMTAHPSSQGTIRNTIMKFDDVKYSIGITDLSTYKSTGKFTCEHEGLYLISASVTSYTSDANYYIRLNGNDISLTYIGVHSGSKTFTGAVTVTRKLNPNDQVWVFAYGSWFLYGGMWSKLTIIKIK